The genomic segment TCGACACCCTGTTCGCCCGCCTCCACACCACGGACGACGCCCACGACGCCGCGCGGGTCACCAACCTGATCTGGGCCATCTGGCACCAGTCGGACGACGACGACGTCAACGAGCTCATGCGCCGGGGCCTGACGGAGATGTCCGCTCAGGATTACCCGGCGGCGGTGCGGACCTTCGGCGAGATCATCGACATCGACCCCGAATTCGCCGAGGCCTGGAACAAGCGCGCCACCGTCCACTATCTCATGGGCGAGTACGGCGCGTCGGTGAAGGACATCGACCGCACCCTGGAGCTCGAGCCGCGCCACTTCGGCGCCCTCTCCGGGCTCGGCCTCATCATGACCGCCATGGGCAACGACGAGGCCGCCATCGCTGCCTTCGAGGCCACCCTCTCCGTCCACCCCTTCGCCGGCGGCGCGCGCCAGAACCTGGAGACGCTGCGGGAGCGGCAGAAGAAGCGCAGCCTCTAGTGTGGTGTCTGGTTAATTCGCAGCATAATATGCGGAGGATTTTTCGTTG from the Deltaproteobacteria bacterium genome contains:
- a CDS encoding tetratricopeptide repeat protein translates to MIIVGTVLIAFLLTSSPIIMADQTDPRLDTLFARLHTTDDAHDAARVTNLIWAIWHQSDDDDVNELMRRGLTEMSAQDYPAAVRTFGEIIDIDPEFAEAWNKRATVHYLMGEYGASVKDIDRTLELEPRHFGALSGLGLIMTAMGNDEAAIAAFEATLSVHPFAGGARQNLETLRERQKKRSL